Proteins from a single region of Shinella zoogloeoides:
- a CDS encoding RidA family protein, which translates to MKRESINAKNAPAPRGGYSQAVKIEDFKTLVFISGQIPVADDDKVPESFEDQARLVWRNIDAQLKAAGMTKADLVKVTTFLSDRYHATANREIRSEYLGSIAPAMSVVIASIFDGKWLLEVEAIAAQ; encoded by the coding sequence ATGAAACGTGAATCGATCAATGCCAAAAACGCGCCCGCCCCGCGCGGCGGCTACTCGCAGGCCGTGAAGATCGAGGATTTCAAGACGCTGGTCTTCATCAGCGGCCAGATCCCCGTTGCCGATGACGACAAGGTGCCGGAGAGTTTTGAGGATCAGGCGCGGCTCGTCTGGCGCAATATCGACGCGCAGTTGAAGGCGGCCGGTATGACGAAGGCCGATCTCGTCAAGGTCACGACCTTCCTTTCCGACCGGTATCACGCCACCGCCAACCGCGAGATCCGCAGCGAATATCTCGGCAGTATCGCCCCGGCGATGAGCGTCGTCATCGCTTCGATCTTCGATGGGAAATGGCTGCTCGAAGTCGAGGCCATCGCAGCGCAATGA
- a CDS encoding carboxyl transferase domain-containing protein, whose protein sequence is MPVLPSAVNTRSETFAANRKAMLDALALVEEAANLAMDGGGSKARERHVARGKLLPRERVAQLLDPGSPFLEIGLTAGHGLYDGASPSGGMIAGIGRVSGRECMLVCNDATVKGGTYYPITVKKHLRAQEIAAENRLPCIYLVDSGGANLPNQDEVFPDRDHFGRIFYNQAQMSAAGIPQVAVVMGSCTAGGAYVPAMSDETVIVENQGTIFLAGPPLVKAATGEVVTAEDLGGGDVHTRLSGVADHLARDDRHALTIARQIAANLNMRKPEATKSGGGDAPLYDPEELLGIVPADTRTPYDVREVTARVVDGSRFDEFKARFGTTLVCGFAALHGLPVGIIANNGVLFSEAALKGAHFIELCAQRGIPLLFLQNITGFMVGRKYEAEGIAKHGAKLVTAVATAKVPKLTVLIGGSYGAGNYGMCGRAYSPRFLWTWPNSRISVMGGEQAAGVLATVRREGIERVGGSWSMEEEAAFKQPTIDMFARQSHPLYASARLWDDGIVDPRKTRDVLALSLSAALNAPVDPTRFGVFRM, encoded by the coding sequence ATGCCGGTTCTTCCCTCGGCCGTGAACACGCGCAGCGAAACCTTCGCGGCAAACCGCAAGGCGATGCTCGACGCGCTGGCGCTGGTGGAAGAGGCGGCGAACCTCGCCATGGACGGCGGCGGATCGAAGGCGCGCGAGCGCCATGTCGCCCGCGGCAAGCTGCTGCCGCGCGAGCGGGTGGCGCAGCTCCTCGACCCCGGCTCGCCCTTCCTCGAAATCGGCCTCACCGCCGGCCACGGCCTCTATGACGGCGCATCACCCTCCGGCGGCATGATCGCGGGCATCGGCCGCGTCTCGGGCCGCGAATGCATGCTCGTCTGCAACGATGCGACGGTGAAGGGCGGCACCTACTATCCCATCACCGTGAAGAAGCATCTGCGTGCGCAGGAGATTGCCGCGGAAAACCGGCTGCCCTGCATCTATCTCGTCGATTCCGGCGGGGCGAACCTGCCGAACCAGGACGAGGTCTTCCCCGACCGCGACCATTTCGGCCGCATCTTCTATAATCAGGCGCAGATGTCCGCCGCCGGCATTCCGCAGGTCGCCGTCGTCATGGGAAGCTGTACGGCGGGCGGGGCCTATGTGCCGGCGATGAGCGACGAGACTGTCATCGTCGAGAACCAGGGCACGATTTTCCTCGCCGGCCCGCCGCTGGTGAAGGCCGCGACGGGCGAGGTGGTGACGGCCGAAGATCTCGGCGGCGGTGACGTGCATACCCGCCTTTCGGGCGTCGCCGATCACCTCGCGCGCGACGATCGCCATGCGCTCACCATCGCCCGCCAGATCGCCGCCAATCTCAATATGCGTAAGCCGGAGGCTACTAAATCAGGGGGTGGCGACGCCCCGCTCTACGACCCCGAAGAGCTGCTCGGCATCGTGCCGGCCGATACGCGCACGCCCTATGACGTGCGCGAGGTGACCGCCCGCGTGGTCGACGGCTCGCGCTTCGACGAGTTCAAGGCGCGCTTTGGCACCACGCTCGTCTGCGGCTTCGCGGCGCTGCATGGCCTTCCCGTCGGCATCATCGCCAACAATGGCGTGCTCTTTTCAGAGGCAGCGCTGAAGGGCGCGCATTTCATCGAGCTTTGCGCCCAGCGCGGCATTCCGCTCCTCTTCCTGCAGAACATCACCGGCTTCATGGTCGGCCGCAAATACGAGGCGGAGGGCATCGCCAAGCACGGGGCTAAGCTCGTCACCGCCGTCGCCACGGCCAAGGTGCCGAAGCTCACCGTATTGATCGGCGGCTCCTACGGCGCGGGCAATTACGGCATGTGCGGACGGGCCTATTCGCCGCGCTTTCTCTGGACCTGGCCGAACAGCCGCATCTCCGTCATGGGCGGCGAGCAGGCGGCCGGCGTGCTCGCCACCGTCAGGCGCGAGGGCATCGAGCGGGTGGGCGGAAGCTGGAGCATGGAGGAGGAGGCCGCCTTCAAGCAGCCGACCATCGACATGTTCGCCCGCCAGAGCCATCCGCTCTATGCCTCGGCAAGGCTCTGGGACGACGGCATCGTCGATCCGCGCAAGACGCGCGACGTGCTGGCGCTCTCGCTTTCGGCGGCGCTCAACGCGCCCGTCGATCCCACCCGCTTCGGCGTCTTCAGGATGTAG
- a CDS encoding acetyl-CoA carboxylase biotin carboxylase subunit codes for MFRKILIANRGEIACRVIRTARRLGVATVAVYSDADRNALHVEMADEAIRLGPAEAAESYLNIAAIIEAAKASGAEAVHPGYGFLSENPDFVEAVKAAGLVFIGPSASAIRAMGLKDAAKALMEKAGVPVVPGYHGERQDAAFLAGEATAIGYPVLIKARAGGGGKGMRRVEDPADFSAALESARREGESAFGDGRVLVEKYMAKPRHIEVQVFGDGHGYVVHLFERDCSLQRRHQKVIEEAPAPGMTAQMREAMGAAAVRAAAAIGYSGAGTVEFIADVSDGLRQDRFYFMEMNTRLQVEHPVTEAITGLDLVEWQLRVAAGEPLPKRQEELAITGWAFEARLYAENPAREFLPATGRLAVFDLPDSARIDSGVRAGDIVTPYYDPMIAKVITHGQTRAEALARLEAALEKCRVGGVTTNAGFLVRLCRLPAFAAGDVDTGLIGRAGEGLLVEPEASEEAFALAALSALGLLEMPDDPDPWAHIRGFRLWGEAARTVFLDHGGAEHALRIVMPGGRRFRLDHNGLSTEVGLLSVNGDAIRLDCDGHVFSATVHRDAASIVVFFGGHAHAFAIAEEAGHHGEAAAGGDRLSAPMPGLVRIVSAAPGARVARGDALVTMEAMKMELVLAAPRDGVVAAVPVAVGDQVAEGALLLSLEPEEAA; via the coding sequence ATGTTCAGAAAGATCCTCATCGCCAACCGCGGCGAAATCGCCTGCCGGGTCATCCGCACCGCAAGGCGTCTGGGCGTCGCGACGGTCGCCGTCTATTCCGATGCCGACCGCAATGCGCTGCATGTCGAGATGGCCGACGAGGCCATCCGCCTCGGCCCGGCCGAAGCGGCGGAAAGCTACCTAAACATCGCCGCGATCATCGAAGCGGCCAAAGCGAGCGGCGCGGAGGCGGTGCATCCCGGCTACGGCTTCCTGTCGGAAAATCCCGATTTCGTCGAGGCGGTGAAGGCCGCCGGTCTCGTCTTCATCGGCCCCTCGGCAAGTGCCATCCGTGCGATGGGCCTGAAGGATGCCGCCAAGGCGCTGATGGAAAAGGCGGGCGTGCCCGTCGTGCCCGGCTATCACGGCGAGCGGCAGGACGCCGCCTTCCTTGCCGGCGAGGCGACGGCCATCGGCTATCCCGTGTTGATCAAGGCGCGCGCCGGCGGCGGCGGCAAGGGCATGCGGCGGGTGGAGGACCCCGCCGATTTTTCCGCCGCGCTGGAAAGCGCCCGCCGCGAGGGCGAAAGCGCCTTCGGCGACGGCCGTGTGCTGGTCGAGAAATACATGGCCAAGCCCCGCCATATCGAAGTGCAGGTTTTCGGCGACGGGCACGGCTATGTCGTGCATCTCTTCGAGCGCGACTGCTCGCTCCAGCGCCGCCACCAGAAGGTCATCGAGGAAGCGCCGGCCCCCGGCATGACGGCGCAGATGCGTGAGGCGATGGGCGCGGCGGCTGTGCGTGCGGCGGCGGCCATCGGCTATAGCGGCGCGGGCACGGTCGAGTTCATCGCCGACGTTTCGGATGGCCTCCGGCAGGATCGTTTCTATTTCATGGAGATGAACACGCGCCTGCAGGTGGAGCATCCGGTGACGGAGGCGATCACCGGCCTCGACCTCGTCGAATGGCAGCTCCGCGTGGCCGCCGGCGAGCCTCTGCCGAAGCGGCAGGAGGAGCTTGCCATCACCGGCTGGGCCTTCGAGGCGCGGCTTTATGCGGAAAACCCGGCGCGCGAATTCCTGCCCGCGACCGGCCGCCTTGCCGTCTTCGACCTGCCAGATAGCGCGCGTATCGATTCCGGCGTGCGCGCCGGCGATATCGTCACGCCCTATTACGACCCGATGATCGCCAAGGTCATCACCCACGGGCAGACCCGTGCGGAGGCGCTGGCGCGATTGGAGGCGGCGCTGGAAAAATGCCGCGTCGGCGGGGTGACGACGAATGCCGGTTTCCTCGTCCGGCTCTGCCGCCTGCCGGCCTTTGCCGCCGGCGATGTCGATACCGGCCTGATCGGCCGGGCCGGCGAGGGGCTGCTGGTCGAACCGGAGGCCTCTGAAGAGGCCTTCGCGCTTGCTGCCCTCTCGGCGCTCGGCCTTCTCGAAATGCCGGACGATCCGGATCCCTGGGCACATATCCGCGGCTTCCGCCTCTGGGGCGAGGCGGCGCGGACGGTGTTCCTCGACCATGGCGGGGCGGAACATGCGCTGCGTATCGTCATGCCCGGCGGCAGGCGCTTCCGCCTCGATCATAACGGCCTCTCGACGGAAGTCGGCCTCCTCTCGGTGAATGGCGATGCCATTCGGCTGGATTGTGACGGCCATGTGTTTTCCGCCACCGTGCACCGCGATGCGGCCAGCATCGTGGTCTTCTTCGGCGGGCATGCCCATGCCTTTGCGATTGCGGAGGAAGCCGGTCATCACGGCGAGGCGGCGGCGGGCGGGGACCGGCTTTCGGCTCCGATGCCGGGTCTCGTGCGCATTGTCTCGGCGGCGCCAGGCGCACGGGTCGCCAGGGGCGATGCGCTGGTCACCATGGAGGCAATGAAGATGGAGCTGGTGCTGGCCGCGCCCCGCGACGGGGTCGTGGCGGCGGTGCCGGTGGCGGTGGGCGATCAGGTGGCGGAAGGCGCGCTCCTCCTGTCGCTGGAGCCCGAGGAGGCGGCATGA
- a CDS encoding crotonase/enoyl-CoA hydratase family protein, whose product MTYETLSVAVDRLGVATLTLRRPAQHNALSGPMIRELTAAAGKLGEDKAVRLVVLTGEGESFCAGGDLNWMKAQIAATRGERITEARHLALMLKALRDLPKPLIARVNGPAYGGGVGLISVCDAAIAVEGARFGLTETRLGLIPATISPYVAARIGPAAFLRFSTSARLFDTGTAQGIGLLSGVVAPEALDAAVEAEIVPYFSASPEAVAASKALAHALAPPIDGRLIEMTLTRLADTWETPEAAEGIAAFLEKRKAKWVIDAKG is encoded by the coding sequence ATGACGTACGAGACCCTTTCGGTTGCCGTCGACCGGCTCGGTGTGGCGACCCTCACGCTGCGCCGTCCCGCCCAGCACAATGCGCTGTCCGGCCCGATGATCCGCGAGCTGACCGCCGCGGCGGGAAAACTGGGAGAGGATAAGGCGGTGCGCCTCGTCGTGCTGACGGGCGAGGGCGAGAGTTTTTGCGCGGGCGGCGATCTCAACTGGATGAAGGCGCAGATCGCGGCGACACGCGGAGAGCGCATCACGGAAGCCCGCCACCTCGCCTTGATGCTGAAGGCGCTGCGCGACTTGCCGAAGCCGCTCATCGCCCGCGTCAACGGCCCGGCCTATGGCGGCGGCGTCGGGCTGATCAGCGTCTGCGATGCCGCGATTGCCGTGGAGGGCGCGCGTTTCGGCCTGACGGAAACCCGCCTCGGCCTCATCCCGGCGACGATCAGCCCCTATGTCGCCGCCCGCATCGGCCCGGCCGCCTTCCTGCGCTTTTCCACGTCTGCGCGGCTCTTCGATACCGGGACCGCGCAGGGGATCGGCCTTCTGAGCGGCGTCGTCGCGCCGGAGGCGCTGGATGCGGCGGTGGAGGCGGAGATCGTCCCCTATTTCTCGGCCTCGCCCGAAGCCGTTGCGGCGTCGAAGGCGCTGGCGCACGCGCTGGCCCCGCCAATTGACGGCAGGCTTATCGAGATGACGCTGACGCGGCTCGCCGACACTTGGGAGACGCCCGAGGCGGCGGAGGGGATCGCGGCCTTTCTGGAAAAGCGCAAGGCGAAGTGGGTGATTGACGCGAAAGGGTGA
- a CDS encoding isovaleryl-CoA dehydrogenase, whose translation MSFGLGEEIEALRESVRRFAMDRIAPQAAEIDRSNNFPMPLWREMGDLGLLGITVPESLGGTGMGYLAHCVAMEEISRASASVALSYGAHSNLCINQIVRNASPAQREKYLPKLISGEHVGALAMSEPGAGSDVVSMKLRAEKRGDRYVLNGNKMWITNGPDADVLVVYAKTDPEAGSRGITAFFIEKGFKGFSTAQKLDKLGMRGSNTCELVFTDCEVPEENVMGTVGRGVNVLMSGLDYERVVLSGGPLGIMAACLDVVVPYIHERKQFDRPIGEFQLMQGKVADMYVTLNACRAYVYAVASACDRGETTRKDAAGCILYSAEMATKLALEAIQSLGGNGYINDYPTGRLLRDAKLYEIGAGTSEIRRMLIGREIFQETL comes from the coding sequence ATGAGCTTCGGGCTTGGCGAGGAAATCGAGGCGCTGCGCGAGAGCGTGCGGCGCTTTGCGATGGACCGGATCGCTCCGCAGGCGGCGGAGATCGACCGCAGCAACAATTTCCCGATGCCGCTCTGGCGGGAAATGGGCGATCTCGGCCTGCTCGGCATCACCGTGCCGGAAAGCCTCGGCGGGACGGGCATGGGCTACCTCGCCCATTGCGTGGCGATGGAGGAGATCAGCCGCGCCTCGGCCTCCGTGGCCCTCAGCTACGGCGCGCATTCCAACCTCTGCATCAACCAGATCGTCCGCAACGCCTCGCCGGCGCAGCGGGAGAAGTACCTGCCGAAGCTGATTTCCGGCGAGCATGTCGGCGCGCTCGCCATGTCCGAGCCGGGCGCGGGGTCCGACGTCGTCTCCATGAAGCTGCGCGCGGAAAAACGTGGCGACCGCTATGTGCTGAACGGCAACAAGATGTGGATCACCAACGGGCCGGATGCGGATGTGCTGGTGGTCTATGCCAAGACCGATCCCGAGGCCGGCTCGCGCGGCATCACCGCCTTCTTCATCGAGAAGGGTTTCAAGGGGTTTTCGACCGCGCAGAAGCTCGACAAGCTCGGCATGCGCGGCTCCAACACCTGCGAACTCGTCTTCACCGATTGCGAGGTGCCGGAGGAGAACGTGATGGGCACGGTGGGGCGCGGCGTCAACGTGCTGATGTCCGGTCTCGATTACGAGCGCGTCGTGCTGTCCGGCGGTCCGCTCGGCATCATGGCCGCCTGCCTCGACGTGGTGGTGCCCTATATCCATGAGCGAAAGCAGTTCGACCGGCCCATCGGCGAATTCCAGCTCATGCAGGGCAAGGTGGCCGACATGTATGTCACGCTCAACGCCTGCCGCGCCTATGTCTATGCCGTGGCGAGCGCCTGCGACCGGGGCGAGACGACCCGCAAGGACGCCGCCGGCTGCATCCTCTATTCCGCCGAGATGGCGACCAAGCTGGCGCTCGAGGCCATCCAGTCGCTCGGCGGCAACGGCTATATCAACGACTACCCGACGGGCCGCCTGCTGCGCGACGCCAAGCTCTACGAGATCGGCGCCGGCACCTCCGAAATCCGCCGCATGCTGATCGGCCGCGAAATCTTTCAGGAGACCCTGTGA
- a CDS encoding hydroxymethylglutaryl-CoA lyase, producing the protein MSRRVEIVEMAARDGLQNEKKIIPSADKIALIDRLSDCGFERIEATSFVSPKWVPQLADGAAVMAGIARRPGVSYAALVPNMKGYEAAKATGVNEVAVFLSASEGFSRANLNCSIAESVERVRPVAEAAKADGLLLRGYVSCVVQCPYDGPVEPCAVARVTSQLLRLGCHEVSLGDTIGRARPAEVAAMLDVVLAVAFPENLAGHFHDTNGLALDNIRVALDHGLTVFDASVGGLGGCPYAPGARGNVDTLAVADMLAAEGYETGLDRQKLAAAAAFARRITGKDDTRKSA; encoded by the coding sequence ATGAGCCGGCGCGTCGAAATCGTTGAGATGGCGGCCCGCGACGGGTTGCAGAACGAGAAGAAGATCATTCCTTCCGCCGACAAGATCGCGCTGATCGATCGTCTCTCCGATTGCGGTTTCGAGCGTATCGAGGCGACGAGTTTCGTCAGCCCCAAATGGGTGCCGCAACTGGCTGACGGTGCCGCCGTGATGGCCGGTATCGCGCGCCGCCCGGGTGTCTCCTATGCGGCGCTGGTGCCGAACATGAAGGGCTACGAGGCGGCGAAGGCCACCGGCGTCAACGAGGTCGCCGTCTTCCTTTCGGCGTCCGAGGGGTTTTCCCGCGCCAATCTCAATTGCTCGATTGCCGAAAGCGTCGAGCGTGTCCGCCCGGTCGCGGAGGCGGCGAAGGCGGATGGGCTGTTGCTGCGCGGCTATGTGAGCTGCGTCGTGCAATGCCCCTATGACGGGCCGGTCGAACCCTGCGCGGTGGCGCGGGTGACGAGCCAGCTCCTGCGCCTCGGCTGCCATGAGGTGAGCCTTGGCGACACGATCGGCCGGGCGCGGCCCGCCGAGGTCGCCGCCATGCTGGATGTCGTGCTCGCCGTCGCCTTCCCGGAAAATCTCGCCGGCCATTTCCACGATACGAACGGGCTGGCGCTCGACAATATCCGCGTGGCGCTGGATCATGGCCTCACCGTCTTCGACGCCTCGGTCGGCGGGCTCGGCGGTTGCCCCTATGCGCCGGGCGCGCGGGGCAATGTCGATACGCTGGCCGTCGCCGACATGCTGGCGGCGGAAGGCTACGAGACGGGGCTGGACCGGCAGAAGCTGGCGGCGGCGGCCGCCTTCGCACGGCGGATCACCGGCAAGGACGATACAAGGAAGAGCGCGTAG
- the pbpC gene encoding penicillin-binding protein 1C, with protein MALWRKLLIGLASGAATIAALAFGLDYADRAYPPPIAVAETVSKEVLDRDGRLLRAFATPEGHWRLKTTAADVDPQFLRMLVAYEDRRFEEHAGIDPLALLRAAGQFVTNGRIVSGASTLSMQVARLIEPRENRSMLAKLRQMARAIQLERRLSKAEILDLYLTLAPYGGNLEGVRAASLAWFGKEPKRLSVAEAALLVALPQLPEKRRPDRHRNVAEKARERVLTRMAVSEVIGEGEAERASAEAVPDRRRQLPSYAAHLSELALRKDPKATEHRTSLDRTVQDGLEAVAREAAERLGPKISIAMVMADARTGEILGEVGSADYFDGSRAGWIDMTRIRRSPGSALKPFIYGLAFEEGLVAQETIVEDRPSDFSGYRPRNFDMTYQGDVSVRKALQLSLNVPAVRLLEAVGPTRMMVRFRRAEVRPELPPGETPGLAIGLGGLGITLRDLTQLYAALANRGMPVQLGDGITGDAKVIGGDPLLDPVAVWQVSDVLSGVTPPAGSRRLGIAYKTGTSYGYRDAWSVGYDGRHVLGVWVGRADNGAVPGLTGYGAAAPILFEAFARSGVAITALPRAPAGAVRIAQSELPASLRRFSTTASGLVATVAREPAPEIVYPPEGAHVELGATTGAEISPLILKLQGGRAPFRWLANGKVLPDTSRRRTTQWMPEGAGFSTLTVIDAAGRAASVRVFIE; from the coding sequence ATGGCGCTCTGGCGCAAGCTCCTCATCGGTTTGGCAAGCGGGGCGGCGACCATCGCCGCCCTCGCCTTCGGGCTGGACTATGCGGACCGCGCCTATCCGCCACCCATCGCGGTGGCGGAGACCGTCTCGAAGGAAGTGCTCGACCGCGACGGCCGCCTGTTGCGCGCCTTCGCCACGCCCGAGGGCCATTGGCGACTGAAGACCACGGCCGCCGATGTCGACCCGCAGTTCCTGCGCATGCTCGTCGCCTATGAGGACCGGCGTTTTGAGGAACATGCCGGCATCGACCCGCTGGCGCTGCTGCGCGCCGCCGGCCAGTTCGTCACCAATGGCCGTATCGTTTCCGGCGCGTCCACGCTCTCCATGCAGGTCGCCCGGCTGATCGAGCCGCGCGAGAACCGCTCGATGCTGGCGAAGCTGCGCCAGATGGCCCGCGCCATCCAGCTCGAACGGCGCCTTTCAAAGGCGGAGATCCTCGATCTCTACCTGACGCTTGCCCCCTATGGCGGCAATCTGGAGGGTGTGCGCGCGGCGAGCCTCGCCTGGTTCGGCAAGGAGCCGAAACGCCTTTCCGTCGCCGAGGCCGCCCTGCTCGTCGCCCTGCCGCAGCTTCCCGAAAAGCGCCGCCCCGACCGGCACCGCAACGTTGCCGAAAAGGCCCGCGAGCGCGTCCTGACCCGCATGGCCGTCTCCGAGGTCATCGGCGAGGGCGAGGCCGAACGCGCCAGCGCCGAAGCCGTGCCCGACCGCCGCCGACAGCTTCCTTCCTATGCCGCGCATCTTTCCGAACTGGCGCTGCGCAAGGACCCGAAGGCGACCGAGCACAGGACATCCCTCGACCGCACCGTGCAGGACGGCCTCGAAGCTGTCGCCCGCGAGGCGGCCGAACGGCTCGGCCCGAAAATCTCCATCGCCATGGTCATGGCCGACGCCCGCACCGGCGAAATCCTCGGCGAGGTCGGCTCGGCGGACTATTTCGACGGCAGCCGCGCCGGCTGGATCGACATGACGCGCATCCGCCGCTCGCCCGGCTCGGCGCTGAAACCTTTCATCTATGGCCTTGCCTTCGAGGAGGGCCTTGTCGCGCAGGAAACCATCGTCGAGGACCGCCCCTCCGACTTTTCCGGTTATCGCCCGCGCAATTTCGACATGACCTATCAGGGCGATGTCAGCGTGCGCAAAGCCCTGCAGCTTTCCCTGAACGTGCCCGCCGTGCGCCTGCTCGAAGCCGTCGGGCCGACGCGCATGATGGTGCGTTTCCGCCGCGCCGAGGTGCGCCCCGAGCTGCCGCCGGGCGAAACGCCGGGCCTTGCCATCGGCCTCGGTGGCCTCGGCATCACGCTGCGCGACCTCACCCAGCTTTATGCGGCGCTCGCCAATCGGGGCATGCCGGTGCAGCTCGGCGACGGCATCACAGGGGACGCCAAGGTGATCGGCGGCGATCCGCTGCTCGACCCCGTCGCCGTCTGGCAGGTTTCGGACGTGCTTTCGGGCGTTACCCCGCCGGCCGGCAGCCGCCGCCTCGGCATCGCCTACAAGACCGGCACGAGCTACGGCTACCGCGACGCCTGGTCCGTGGGCTACGACGGCCGGCATGTGCTCGGCGTCTGGGTCGGCCGCGCCGATAACGGCGCGGTGCCCGGCCTGACCGGCTACGGCGCCGCCGCGCCCATCCTCTTCGAAGCCTTCGCCCGCTCCGGCGTCGCCATCACCGCGCTCCCCCGCGCGCCGGCTGGAGCGGTGCGCATCGCCCAGTCGGAACTTCCGGCAAGCCTGCGCCGCTTCTCGACGACGGCAAGCGGCCTCGTCGCGACCGTCGCGCGCGAACCTGCCCCGGAAATCGTCTATCCGCCGGAAGGCGCGCATGTGGAACTCGGCGCGACGACCGGCGCGGAAATATCGCCCCTCATCCTGAAGCTCCAGGGCGGCCGCGCGCCCTTCCGCTGGCTCGCCAACGGTAAGGTGCTGCCCGACACTTCTCGCCGGCGCACGACACAATGGATGCCGGAAGGCGCGGGCTTCTCGACGCTGACGGTGATCGATGCCGCCGGGCGGGCGGCGAGCGTGCGGGTGTTTATCGAATAG